The Thermoanaerobacterium thermosaccharolyticum DSM 571 region TGAGCCTACATCGGGACTTGATCCTGTTGTCCGCAGTGAAATTTTAGACATTCTTTCGGATACTATTCAGGATGAAAATAAAAGCGTGTTTTTTTCTACACATATAACATCAGATCTAGATAAGATAGCGGATTATATAATTTTAATTGATAATGGTGAAATAGTGCTTTCAGCAGCTAAAGATGATATCTTGAATAATTACGGTTTAGTTAAAGGCAGTAAAGAATTATTAGACGATGAGATGAAAAAGAAATTTATAGGTATAAAGGTAAACAACTTTGGTTTTGAGGGGTTGGTAAATGATAAAAAGCAAATGAAAAGAATTTTCGGCGATAGGGCGTTAATCGAAAAACCAACATTAGAAGATATAATGCTTTATCATACCAGGAGGGATTTTAATGTATAGTTTATTGTTGAAAGATATATTAGTGCAGAAGAAGCAATTTTTATACGGTATATTGTTGGCAGCGATTTATTCATTTGCCTTCAGCAGCAATAATTTGGGTGGCGCATTGACTGTTTTTGTATTTCCATACATTTTCGTGCTTACTGCAGCTTCCTATGAAGAGAAAAACAGATCCGAAATTGTTTTAGCCAGTCTTCCAATCAAGCGCTCCCTTTTAGTAATGGAAAAATACGTATCTGTTTTTTTGTTTGCTGCATTAGGTGCAATAGAATATATAATAGTAGTGGGTATTGGAAATTTGTTTCAGCTACCTATAAAGTTTTCAACACTGACTATCGAACCAGTTTTGATTTTTGGATTAGCTATGTATTACGGCATATACCTGCCTTTGTATTTTAAGTTCGGATACCTTAAGACGAGATGGGTAAATTTCGTCATGTTTTTCGGATTGTTTTTTGGTGTCACAAGCGTAATAAGTGCCATAAACAAATATGGAATAAATTTTAAAATATTAAATCCTTTAATCACATTTTTTAAGAATCAATCAAATATAGCTGTGGCAAATGAACTGATTATAATGGCACTTCTCATTTACGCTCTTTCATATGCGATTTCAGTAAAAATATATAATTCACGTGAATTCTAAGGTTTAATTTAAAATTTTAGTTTATTTTTTTGAAAATTATGCTATAATAAAAATAAAGAGGCAGCCGTCCGCAAAATGCGGTTGCCCCAAAAGACGGTTTAAATTTTAACCGCTCTGGGTTCAGCAGGGCGGTTATTTCTTCCTCTTAAAATCGAGGATTGCTATAATTAACATTCCAAACATTATCATCAAAGACAAGCCTTAAATGTATTTATCATAGCAACCACCTCCTTATAAGGATAGTGGCAACCGCACCCTGCTTGTTCGACTACCTCAAGTATAATTATAACATATTTAGATATATCTAGTGTCTAAAATTTTTTTGCAATAGTAAAGCACATTATTTGTATCGAGGAAAACGACAGTAATTTTATGAGGACTTCACAAGAGATTAGATAATATATATACTATATGTGTAGCAAATAAAGGGAGAAGGAGTGCTTAAAGTGTTTGAAGCAGTTATTTTTGATATGGATGGCGTATTAATCGACAGTGAACCGCTGCACATACAATTGGAAGAAGAGATTTTCAAGGAAATTGGAGCAAATGTGTCTTTTGAGGAGCATATTTCATTTGTTGGGACAACTTCTCACTATATGTGGGAATACGTAAAGAATAAGTGCAATGTGCCGCTTACAGTTGAGGAACTTGTTGAAATGGACAGAAAAAGGTATATTGACTATATATCAAAACATGATGATGCAGTAAAACCTATAGAAGGCGTAGGTGAACTTGTAAAAGAATTGTATTCAAAAAAAGTAAAGCTTGCTGTAGCATCGTCATCTCCTATCGACGTAATTGAACTTGTTGTAAAAAGGCTTAAACTTAAAGATTATTTTAATGAACTTGTTTCTGGTGATTTTGTAAAGAGGAGCAAACCATATCCTGATATTTTTCTTTATGCGGCAGAAAAACTTAATGTTGTACCTGAAAAATGTATTGTTGTTGAGGACTCAAATAAAGGTGTTTTGGCTGCAAAAAGTGCTGGCATGAAAGTAGTAGGATTTATAAATCCTAATTCAGGCAATCAGGATATAAAGATGGCAGATATGATTATTCAATCATTTTATGATATTAACTATGAAAAATTAATGATGATATCTTGACAAAAACTAATTTTTGGAGGATTTTTGGGACTTATGTAGAAGTATATATTGTTGTATATTTTGTAGCGTTATGAATATTGAAAGGATTGATACAATGGAGCAATACGATGTTTTCCTGATAAATCCTCCATCATCACGCATGAAAGAGAAATACGAGCATTTAGGTCTGGCATATATAGCTGCATTTCTTAGAAAATATGATATTAATACAAAGATAATAGATATTCCACTATATGATTTATATCCTAATGACGTGATTTATGAGATTAAATCAGACAAGCCAAAATTAATTGGAGTAAGC contains the following coding sequences:
- a CDS encoding putative holin-like toxin; protein product: MSLMIMFGMLIIAILDFKRKK
- a CDS encoding HAD family hydrolase, whose amino-acid sequence is MFEAVIFDMDGVLIDSEPLHIQLEEEIFKEIGANVSFEEHISFVGTTSHYMWEYVKNKCNVPLTVEELVEMDRKRYIDYISKHDDAVKPIEGVGELVKELYSKKVKLAVASSSPIDVIELVVKRLKLKDYFNELVSGDFVKRSKPYPDIFLYAAEKLNVVPEKCIVVEDSNKGVLAAKSAGMKVVGFINPNSGNQDIKMADMIIQSFYDINYEKLMMIS
- a CDS encoding ABC-2 transporter permease, with protein sequence MYSLLLKDILVQKKQFLYGILLAAIYSFAFSSNNLGGALTVFVFPYIFVLTAASYEEKNRSEIVLASLPIKRSLLVMEKYVSVFLFAALGAIEYIIVVGIGNLFQLPIKFSTLTIEPVLIFGLAMYYGIYLPLYFKFGYLKTRWVNFVMFFGLFFGVTSVISAINKYGINFKILNPLITFFKNQSNIAVANELIIMALLIYALSYAISVKIYNSREF